The genomic region GAGGGCGCCGTCGAGGTCGAGGCCGAGGGCCGGGCCCACCGGCTGGGCCGGGGCGACGCCCTCTTCCTCTCGGGCGGGGTGCGGCACAGGTGGCGGGCGACCGTGCCGGACACCCGGCTGTTGGTCGTCTCGGTCGCCGAGCACATCGACGCGACGTACGACTCGCGCCGCTGACGGGGGAGTGAGTGAGGATGCGTGTCGTCTCCCTCGTCCCGTCGCTCACCGAGGCCGTCGCCGTCACCGCTCCCGGCCTGCTCGTCGGTGTCACCGACTGGTGCACCCGTCCCGCGGGGCTGACCGCCGCCCGGATCGGCGGCACGAAGAACCCCGACACCGCCGCCGTGGCAGCCCTGCGCCCCGACCTCGTCATCGCCAACGAGGAGGAGAACCGGGAGGCGGACCTGGCCGCACTGCGGGAGGCTGGGCTGAACGTCCTGGTCACCGAGGTCCGCACCCTCGACCAGGCCTTCGCCGAGCTGGAACGGGTCCTCACCGCCTGCGGGCTGCCCAGGCCGCCGTGGCTGGAGGAGTCCCGGACCGCCTGGTCGGCGCTGCCGCCCGCCCCCGCCCCGCGCCCCGCGATCGTGCCGGTCTGGCGCAGGCCCTGGATGGTCCTGGGCCGCGACACCTTCGCCGGTGACCTGCTGGCCCGCCTCGGGGTGCGGAACGTGTACGCCGGCCACCAGGACCGCTACCCCCGCGTCCCCCTGGCCGAGCTGAACGCGTCCGGCGCCGAGCTGGTCGTACTGCCCGACGAGCCGTACCGCTTCACCGCCGCCGACGGGCCCGAGGCCTTCCCCGGCATGCCCGCCGCGCTCGTCGACGGGCGTCACCTCACGTGGTACGGACCGTCGCTGGCCGAAGCGGCCGGGGCGCTGCGAGCAGCGCTCCGCTGAAGAGCCCGCCCAGCGTCCGCGCGCCGGCGACCGCCCAGGCGGTCACCAGCAGCGCGTAGAGCGCCACGGCCAGCCAGGTGAACGCGTCCAGCCCGGTGTGCCGCGCCAGTCCCGCCGCGCCGGTGACGCACGTGCCGACCGGGAAGGTGAAGCCCCACCACGTCATCGTGAACCCCATGCCGCGCCGCATCGCGCGCACCACCAGAGCGACGGACAGGGCCAGCCACAGCAGGGCGAACCCCATCACGGGCACTCCGTACAGGACGGCGAACGCGCCGAACGCCGAAACGTAGGGCGCCCCGATCGCGCCCGGTGCCACATCGGCCAGCTGGTTGACGGCGGTCGTGGACTGGCCGAGCGGCCCGAGCACCAGGAACAGCGTCGGGGTCAGCGCGAGCGGCGGCGGGCCCTGGTGGACCAGGCGCGCGAAGACGAGCGGAACGACCACCAGGGTCGCCAGCAGGGACAGCCCGAACATCGCGTAGCAGGCCAGCAGGAGTGCCTCGCGCGCCTGGCCGGGGGCCAGCTCGGGGACCAGCAGCGGCCCTACGGCGGCCGAGACCATCGGGGCCACCAGAGGCAGCAGCCAGACCGGCGACGCGGTGCCCGGGGCAGGCCGGTGGCGTACGACCATGAGGTACGGGATCGCCACCGCGGCGGCGAGTCCGGCGACCGTGCCCGCTGTGAAGAGCAGCGCGTCCACGGCGACGGCGGCGGGATGCCCGATGACGTCCTGCCCCACCAGGAGGGTGCCCGCGCCGACGGCGAGCAGCGCCATGGACAGACAGCCGTGGAACGGGGCGACGGCGGGATCCAGCAGGTGGGCGCGGGCCTGGTCCCGGTGCAGCATCCAGTGCCCGGCCCGTGCGGCCAGCACCACGGTCAGCGCCACGGCGGACAGGGCCCACACCACGACGCAGGCGGTCCGCAGGCCCGGCACGTGCACGGGCAGCGCGGCGCCCGCCGTCGCGACGACGGCGGTCCCCATCACCGTCGCGTACCAGTTGGGGCCGAGGTGCCGCAGGGCCGGGAGCCGGGGGGCGACGGGGCGGGAGGGGGGTGTCCCGGTCTTGGTCTGCGGAAAGATGGCCATGCCACGATTCTCACCGGGCGGACCGCCGCCCACCAGGGAGCGCGGGGCTATGAGGTCATAGGCTGGGCTTATGTCCAGTCCTCCGTCCACGCCCTCCTCCCTGCCCCACCGGGTCCCCGACCTGGGAGCCATGGTGCTGCTGATAGCCGTCGCGCGGCACGGGAGTCTGGGCAGGGCGGCACGGGACGTCGGCATCAGCCAGCCCGCCGCCTCGGGCCGCATCCGGTCGATGGAGCGGCAGCTGGGCGTCGCACTCCTGGACCGCTCACCGCGCGGTTCCCGGCTGACCGACGCGGGCGCCCTCGTCACCGACTGGGCGCGCAGGGTCGTCGAGGCGGCAGAGGCGTTCGACGCGGGTGCCCAGGCGCTGCGGGACCGGCGCGACTCCCGGCTGCGGGTCGCCGCGAGCATGACCATCGCGGAGTACCTGCTGCCGGGCTGGCTGATCGCGCTGCGGGCGGGGCTCCCCGACACGGCGGTGTCCCTGCTCGCGGGGAACTCGGCCGCCGTCGCCCGGCGGCTGCTCGCGGGCGAGGCCGACCTGGGCTTCGTCGAGGGGCTGTCCGTGCCGGAAGGCCTCGACGGCACCGTCGTCGCACACGACCGCCTCGTCGTGGTGGTGGCCCCGTCCCATCCCTGGGCCCGCCGGCGCACGCAGCTGACTCCCCGGGAGCTCGCGGCGACGCCGCTGATCCTGCGGGAACACGGTTCGGGTACCCGCCAGGTCCTGGACGCCGCGCTCGCCGTGCACGGGGGACTGGCGCGCCCCCTGCTGGAGCTCTCCTCGACCACCGCGGTGAAGGGGGCCGCGGAGAGCGGCGCCGGCCCCTGCGTACTCAGCGAGCTCGCGCTCGACGAGGAGCTCTCCGCGCGGCGGCTGGTCAAGGTGCCGGTCGCCGGTGTCCGGCTGCGCCGTCAGCTGCGCGCGGTCTGGCCCGCCGGCCACCGGCCCACCGGGCCGGCGCGCGACCTGCTCTCCCTGACCGCCCGCGAGGCACGGGAGCCCTGACGGCCCCGGGCGCGGGAATCCCGCTCGTCCGGCGCCGGGGCGTCGGGCGGAGGCGCCGGGGTCTCAGGCGGAGGGTACGGCCGCCTCCTCCCGGGCCGCCGCCACCAGGGCCCGCATGATCCGCAGGTCGTCGCCCATCTCCGGGTGCCACTGGACCCCGAGCACCCACCGGTCGCCCGGCAGCTCGACCGCCTCCACCGTGCCGTCCGCCGCGTGTGCGGAGGCGACCAGACCCGGCGCGAGCCGGTCCACGGCCTGGTGGTGGTACGTGGGTACGGACGCCTCCTCGGGCACGAGCGAGGCGTACAGCGTCCCCGGGACCGGCGTCACCAGGTGCTCGCCGAGGACGCCGGCCTTGCCGAACGGGCCCGCGTGGCCGTCCAGATGCTGGGTCAGCGTGCCGCCCAGCGCCACGTTGAGCAGCTGCATGCCCCGGCAGATCCCGAGCACCGGAGTGCCGGCCTCCCTCGCCGCGCGGAGCAGGGCCACTTCCCAGGTGTCGCGCTCATGGGCCGGCGGTCCCGTCCTGAAGTCGCGCTCCGCGCCGTACAGTCCGGGTTCGACGTCGGGGCCGCCCGCGATCACGAGGCCGTCCACCCTGGCCACGACGGCCGCAGCCTTCGACGGGTCGTCGGGCGGCAGCAGCGCGGCGATTCCGCCGGAGCGCTGGACGAGGGCGGGGTAGGCGGCGGGAAGCAGCGCCGCGGGAAGTTCCCAGACGCCCCAGCGAGCCGCCGGCTCCAGATAGGTCGTGACGCCGATGAGCGGTTCGTGCATGGTGCGGTCCCTCCGGCGGCCGGTCTGTCGGCCGGCCCGGTGCAATGGTGTTGCGGCATACCTTTGTTCGTACGGAGCCGCCACGCAAGAGCAGTGATCCGGAAGGGCGGGATCAAGCCAGGAAGCCGCGGAGCAGCGCGGCGGTCCCCGCGCAGTGCTCGCGCATCACCGCCCGCGCGCCGGCCTCGTCGCCGTCGAGCACCGCGCCGACGAGGGCCGTGTGCTGATGCTGCGAATGTTCGAGGTTCCGTACCAGCAGGGGGAGGCAGTCCAGCAGGTCGTTGACGCTCGCCCTCACAGCCGCGTACCGGGCGGCGAGGGAGGGTGAGCCGGAGAGCTCGGCCAGCGTCAGATGGAAAAGGGTGTCGATCCTGCGGTAGTCGGGCAGAGGTGCCTCGTGTGTCGCCGCCAGAGCCGTACGCAGCCGCTCCGCCCCCTCCTCGTCGAGGCCGCGCGACGCGCAGAGCCCGGCCGCCCCCGACTCCAGGACCTCGCGGAAGAGCAGGACGTCCTCGAGGTCGACGTCCGCCACCCGGCGGCGCAGCTCGTCACCGTCGGCCGGGCCGGTGCGGGGGAGCACGAACGTACCGCCGTACCGGCCGCGCCGGGCCTCGATCAGGCCCTGGTCCTGGAGCACCTTCAGCACCTCGCGCAGGGTGACACGGCTGATACCGAGGAGCCCGGCCAGCTCGCGCTCGGCCGGCAGCCGCCCGCCGCCGGGCACCAGGCCGAGCCGGACCACCTGGAGGATCTGCTCCAAGGCCTCCTCGAAGCCGTTGCCCGCGCGGACCGGCCGCAGCGCGGGCAGCAGCCGGCCGGAGGCCTCGGGTTCCCCGGTCTCTTCCGCCACGTCCCGATTCCCTTCCCCCCAATGGTTTTCTCCCATACCTTAAGCCTTCCGGCTGACCGAACGAGGAGCGTCCCGTGGCAGACCGAAAACCCCCGCTGGGGACCGACGAGCTGCGTGTGCTCGTGGAACGCGGTGAGATCGACACCGTGGTCCTCGCCTTCCCCGACATGCAGGGCAGGCTGCAGGGCAAACGGTTCGCGGCGTCCTTCTTCCTCGACGAGGTGCTGGAGCACGGCACGGAGGGCTGCAACTACCTCCTCGCCGTCGACACGGACATGAACACCGTCGACGGCTTCGCGATGTCCTCCTGGTCCAACGGCTACGGCGACTTCGCGATGCGCCCCGACCTCACGACCCTGCGCCTGATCCCCTGGCACGAGGGAACCGCCCTGGTCATGGCCGATCTCTCCTGGGACGACGGCTCGCCGGTCGTCGCCGCGCCCCGCCAGATCCTCCGGCGGCAGCTGGAGAGGCTCGCCGCACACGGACTGACCGCCCACGTCGGCACGGAACTCGAATTCATCGTCTTCAAGGACACCTACGAGGAGGCGTGGGACCGCGACTACCGCGGCCTCACCCCGGCGAACCAGTACAACATCGACTACTCGGTCCTCGGCACGGGCCGCGTCGAACCGCTGCTGCGCCGCATCCGCAACGAGATGGCGGCCGCCGGGCTGACCGTCGAGTCCGCCAAGGGCGAGTGCAACCCCGGCCAGCACGAGATCGTCTTCCGCTACGACGAGGCCCTCGTCACCTGCGACCAGCACGCCGTCTACAAGACGGGCTCCAAGGAGATCGCGGCCCAGGAGGGCGTCTCGCTCACCTTCATGGCCAAGTTCAACGAGCGCGAGGGCAACTCCTGCCACATCCACCTCTCGCTCCAGGACGCCGGAGGACACAGCGTCATGGCGGGCGAGGACGGCACGATGTCGCCCGTGATGCGGCACTTCCTCGCCGGCCAGCTCGCGGCCCTGCGCGACTTCTCCCTGCTGTACGCGCCGAACATCAACTCCTACAAGCGTTTCCAGCCCGGCTCCTTCGCCCCGACCGCCGTCGCCTGGGGCCACGACAACCGCACCTGCGCCCTGCGCGTCGTCGGCCACGGCCGCTCGATGCGCTTCGAGAACCGGCTGCCCGGCGGTGACGTCAACCCGTACCTGGCGGTCGCCGGCCTCGTCGCCGCCGGACTCCACGGCATCGAGAACGAACTGGAACTCCCCGACGCCTGCGAGGGAAACGCCTACACCGCCGGATACGACCAGGTCCCCACCACGCTCCGCGAGGCCGCCGCACTCTGGGAGGACAGCGAGGTGGCCCGGGAGGCCTTCGGCGACGACGTCGTCGCGCACTACCGCAACACGGCGCGCGTCGAACTGGAGGCCTTCGACGCAGCGGTGACCGACTGGGAGCTCCGCCGCTCCTTCGAACGTCTGTGAGGCACCCCGTGAACCACGAACACCGCGTCCTGAACCCGGCGACCGAGGAGCTCGTCGCCACCGTCCCCGCCACCACCGCCGCCGAGGTGGACGCCGCCGTCACCCGGGCCGCGGCCGCCCAGCGCGCCTGGGCGGCCCTGGCGCCCGGCGACCGCGCCCGGCTGCTGCGCCGCTTCGCCGTCGTCGTCGACGAACACGCCGAGGAACTGGCCCTGCTGGAGGTCACCGAAGCGGGCCACACCGTGGGCAACGCACGCTGGGAGGCCGCCAACGTCCGGGACCTGCTGGACTACGCGGCCGGGGGAGTGGAACGCCTGACGGGGCGCCAGATCCCCGTACCGGGCGGGATCGACCTCACGTTCCTCGAACCGCTGGGCGTCGTCGGAGTGATCGCCCCGTGGAACTTCCCCATGCCGATCGCGGCCTGGGGTACCGCCCCCGCCCTCGCCGCCGGAAACGCCGTCCTCCTCAAACCGGCCGAGACCACCCCGCTCACCGCCCTCCGGCTGGCCCGGCTCGCTCTCGACGCCGGCCTCCCCGAACACCTCTTCCAGGTCCTGCCCGGCGCCGGCGACGTGGCGGGCAACGCACTCGTCGAACACCCGGGTGTGGCCAAGATCGTCTTCACCGGGTCGGCCCGCGTCGGCAAGCGGATCATGGCCGGATGCGCGGACCGGGTGAAGCGGCTGACCCTCGAACTCGGAGGCAAGAGCCCCAACATCGTCTTCGCCGACGCCGACATCGAGGCCGCCGCGGCCGCCGCGCCCATGTCCTTCCTGGACAACGCGGGCCAGGACTGCTGTGCCCGCAGCCGCATCCTGGTCCAGCGGTCGGCCTACGACCGCTTCCTGGAACTCCTCGTCCCGGCCGTCGCCTCCGTCGTCGTGGGAGACCCGTCGGACGAGAAGACGGATATGGGACCGCTGATCTCCCGGACCCAGCTGGAGCGCGTCCGCGCGTACGTACCCCCGGGCGCGGACGGCATCCGGGGCGGCGCGCCCACCGGCCCGGGCTTCTGGTTCCCCCCGACCGTCCTCACCGGGATCGCCCCCGACGCCCCCGTGGCCACCGAAGAGGTCTTCGGGCCGGTCGCCGTCGTCCTGCCCTTCGACGACGAGGACGACGCCGTCCGGCTGGCCGACGCCACCGAACACGGCCTGGCCGGCTCCATCTGGACCCGCGACGTGGGCCGCGCCCTGCGGGTCTCCCGGGCGGTCCGGGCCGGGAACCTCTCCGTCAACTCCCACTCCGCCGTCCGCTACTGGACCCCGTTCGGCGGGTACAAACAGTCCGGGCTCGGCCGTGAACTGGGGCCAGACGCCCTCACGGCCTTCACCGAAACCAAGAACGTCTTCATCGGCACGGAGGCCTGAACACACATGACCACCGACACGGGGAACATCTGCCGCCGCCTGACCGGCCGCACCGCCGTCATCACCGGGGCCGGCAGCGGCATCGGCCTCGCCACCGCCCGCAGGCTGGCGTCGGAAGGGGCGCACGTCGTCTGCGGCGACATCGACGAGAGCGCGGGCAGGGCCGCCGCGAAGGAGGCGGGAGGCACCTTCGTACGCGTCGACGTCACCGACCCCGACCAGGTCGAGGCACTCTTCGCCGCGGCTGACGACACCTACGGCTCCGTCGACATCGCCTTCAACAACGCGGGCATCTCGCCGCCCGACGACGACTCGATCCTCACCACCGGTCTCGAGGCCTGGAAACGCGTCCAGGACGTCAACCTCACCTCCGTCTACCTCTGCTGCAAGGCCGCACTCCCCTACATGAGGCGCCAGGGCCGCGGTTCGATCATCAACACCGCGTCCTTCGTGGCCCGGATGGGCGCGGCGACCTCCCAGATCTCGTACACCGCGTCCAAGGGCGGCGTCCTCGCCCTGTCCCGCGAACTCGGGGTGCAGTTCGCCCGCGAGGGGATCCGGGTCAACGCCCTCTGCCCCGGACCGGTCAACACCCCCCTGCTCCAGGAGCTGTTCGCCACCGACCCGGAGCGTGCCGCCCGCAGGCTCGTCCACATCCCGCTCGGCCGGTTCGCCGAGGCCACGGAGATCGCCGCCGCCGTCGCCTTCCTCGCGAGCGACGACTCCTCGTTCGTCAACGCCACCGACTTCCTCGTCGACGGCGGGATCTCGGGGGCGTACGTGACCCCGCTCGACTGACACTTCCAGGGTGGCGACATGAACAACGCGACTCCGCCCGGCTGGTACCCGGACGTGAACGTGCCCGGCACCGAGCGGTGGTGGGACGGCACCGCCTGGACCGGCCACACCCGCTCGACCGCCGTCACCCGGCCGCTCGCGGTCCAGCCGCGGGCCGCACCCCGGGGATCCGGCGCCACCAGGGCCGTCGCCATGACCGTGGCGGGCCTGCTCGTCGCCGCCGCCGTCGTCACCGGCTTCGTGGTGCTGGGCGAGGACGGCGGCACGGAGCCGACGTCCTCGCCCCGCACCGGCGCGCCGCCCACCGCCACGGACAGCGCGAGCGCGCCCGGCCCGACGCCCGCCGAGGGCCCGGACGACGACCCCGCGGTGCTGGTCGACCAGCTCAACGGGGTCACGCTTCCCGTCCCCGACGGCTGGGAGAAGCCGGAGAACACCCTCGACGACGCCTCGACGATGCGTACGGTCGGCTCCTACACCTGCCCCGGCGACTCGGGGAGCTTCTGCTACCACGGCACGGTCACGGTCCGGACCGCGAGCGGGACCGACCTCACGGACATGAGGGCGCTGGCCGAGGAGGACATCGGGACGGCGGCCGACCGCGCCTACGGCAAGGACATCGTCGGCGACCGCATCCACGGGGGCATCAGGTCCCACAAGGACCTGGCGTCCAGGTCCGTGACCGTGGCGGGGCGTACCGGACACCTGGTGCGCCGACAGGTCACCACGGGCAAGGGCCCCGGCGGCTACGTGCAGTCCCTCGTCTTCCCCTCCGCGGTGGGCAGCGAGACGCCGGTCATCGTGCGCTTCGCGTTCGACGCGGGCCGGGGCGACCTGCCTCTCTCCCTCATGGACACCATCACCCGGGGCATCCGCCCGATCGGCGACGCCACCGGCGGCGGCGTGGGAAGCACCGTCGGGCCCTGAGCGGCGTACTACAG from Streptomyces sp. QL37 harbors:
- a CDS encoding helical backbone metal receptor; translated protein: MRVVSLVPSLTEAVAVTAPGLLVGVTDWCTRPAGLTAARIGGTKNPDTAAVAALRPDLVIANEEENREADLAALREAGLNVLVTEVRTLDQAFAELERVLTACGLPRPPWLEESRTAWSALPPAPAPRPAIVPVWRRPWMVLGRDTFAGDLLARLGVRNVYAGHQDRYPRVPLAELNASGAELVVLPDEPYRFTAADGPEAFPGMPAALVDGRHLTWYGPSLAEAAGALRAALR
- a CDS encoding TDT family transporter: MAIFPQTKTGTPPSRPVAPRLPALRHLGPNWYATVMGTAVVATAGAALPVHVPGLRTACVVVWALSAVALTVVLAARAGHWMLHRDQARAHLLDPAVAPFHGCLSMALLAVGAGTLLVGQDVIGHPAAVAVDALLFTAGTVAGLAAAVAIPYLMVVRHRPAPGTASPVWLLPLVAPMVSAAVGPLLVPELAPGQAREALLLACYAMFGLSLLATLVVVPLVFARLVHQGPPPLALTPTLFLVLGPLGQSTTAVNQLADVAPGAIGAPYVSAFGAFAVLYGVPVMGFALLWLALSVALVVRAMRRGMGFTMTWWGFTFPVGTCVTGAAGLARHTGLDAFTWLAVALYALLVTAWAVAGARTLGGLFSGALLAAPRPLRPATVRTT
- a CDS encoding LysR family transcriptional regulator, whose protein sequence is MSSPPSTPSSLPHRVPDLGAMVLLIAVARHGSLGRAARDVGISQPAASGRIRSMERQLGVALLDRSPRGSRLTDAGALVTDWARRVVEAAEAFDAGAQALRDRRDSRLRVAASMTIAEYLLPGWLIALRAGLPDTAVSLLAGNSAAVARRLLAGEADLGFVEGLSVPEGLDGTVVAHDRLVVVVAPSHPWARRRTQLTPRELAATPLILREHGSGTRQVLDAALAVHGGLARPLLELSSTTAVKGAAESGAGPCVLSELALDEELSARRLVKVPVAGVRLRRQLRAVWPAGHRPTGPARDLLSLTAREAREP
- a CDS encoding gamma-glutamyl-gamma-aminobutyrate hydrolase family protein; this encodes MHEPLIGVTTYLEPAARWGVWELPAALLPAAYPALVQRSGGIAALLPPDDPSKAAAVVARVDGLVIAGGPDVEPGLYGAERDFRTGPPAHERDTWEVALLRAAREAGTPVLGICRGMQLLNVALGGTLTQHLDGHAGPFGKAGVLGEHLVTPVPGTLYASLVPEEASVPTYHHQAVDRLAPGLVASAHAADGTVEAVELPGDRWVLGVQWHPEMGDDLRIMRALVAAAREEAAVPSA
- a CDS encoding FCD domain-containing protein, translating into MAEETGEPEASGRLLPALRPVRAGNGFEEALEQILQVVRLGLVPGGGRLPAERELAGLLGISRVTLREVLKVLQDQGLIEARRGRYGGTFVLPRTGPADGDELRRRVADVDLEDVLLFREVLESGAAGLCASRGLDEEGAERLRTALAATHEAPLPDYRRIDTLFHLTLAELSGSPSLAARYAAVRASVNDLLDCLPLLVRNLEHSQHQHTALVGAVLDGDEAGARAVMREHCAGTAALLRGFLA
- a CDS encoding glutamine synthetase family protein, whose amino-acid sequence is MADRKPPLGTDELRVLVERGEIDTVVLAFPDMQGRLQGKRFAASFFLDEVLEHGTEGCNYLLAVDTDMNTVDGFAMSSWSNGYGDFAMRPDLTTLRLIPWHEGTALVMADLSWDDGSPVVAAPRQILRRQLERLAAHGLTAHVGTELEFIVFKDTYEEAWDRDYRGLTPANQYNIDYSVLGTGRVEPLLRRIRNEMAAAGLTVESAKGECNPGQHEIVFRYDEALVTCDQHAVYKTGSKEIAAQEGVSLTFMAKFNEREGNSCHIHLSLQDAGGHSVMAGEDGTMSPVMRHFLAGQLAALRDFSLLYAPNINSYKRFQPGSFAPTAVAWGHDNRTCALRVVGHGRSMRFENRLPGGDVNPYLAVAGLVAAGLHGIENELELPDACEGNAYTAGYDQVPTTLREAAALWEDSEVAREAFGDDVVAHYRNTARVELEAFDAAVTDWELRRSFERL
- a CDS encoding aldehyde dehydrogenase family protein; translation: MNHEHRVLNPATEELVATVPATTAAEVDAAVTRAAAAQRAWAALAPGDRARLLRRFAVVVDEHAEELALLEVTEAGHTVGNARWEAANVRDLLDYAAGGVERLTGRQIPVPGGIDLTFLEPLGVVGVIAPWNFPMPIAAWGTAPALAAGNAVLLKPAETTPLTALRLARLALDAGLPEHLFQVLPGAGDVAGNALVEHPGVAKIVFTGSARVGKRIMAGCADRVKRLTLELGGKSPNIVFADADIEAAAAAAPMSFLDNAGQDCCARSRILVQRSAYDRFLELLVPAVASVVVGDPSDEKTDMGPLISRTQLERVRAYVPPGADGIRGGAPTGPGFWFPPTVLTGIAPDAPVATEEVFGPVAVVLPFDDEDDAVRLADATEHGLAGSIWTRDVGRALRVSRAVRAGNLSVNSHSAVRYWTPFGGYKQSGLGRELGPDALTAFTETKNVFIGTEA
- a CDS encoding 3-oxoacyl-ACP reductase; its protein translation is MTTDTGNICRRLTGRTAVITGAGSGIGLATARRLASEGAHVVCGDIDESAGRAAAKEAGGTFVRVDVTDPDQVEALFAAADDTYGSVDIAFNNAGISPPDDDSILTTGLEAWKRVQDVNLTSVYLCCKAALPYMRRQGRGSIINTASFVARMGAATSQISYTASKGGVLALSRELGVQFAREGIRVNALCPGPVNTPLLQELFATDPERAARRLVHIPLGRFAEATEIAAAVAFLASDDSSFVNATDFLVDGGISGAYVTPLD
- a CDS encoding DUF2510 domain-containing protein; its protein translation is MNNATPPGWYPDVNVPGTERWWDGTAWTGHTRSTAVTRPLAVQPRAAPRGSGATRAVAMTVAGLLVAAAVVTGFVVLGEDGGTEPTSSPRTGAPPTATDSASAPGPTPAEGPDDDPAVLVDQLNGVTLPVPDGWEKPENTLDDASTMRTVGSYTCPGDSGSFCYHGTVTVRTASGTDLTDMRALAEEDIGTAADRAYGKDIVGDRIHGGIRSHKDLASRSVTVAGRTGHLVRRQVTTGKGPGGYVQSLVFPSAVGSETPVIVRFAFDAGRGDLPLSLMDTITRGIRPIGDATGGGVGSTVGP